A window of Dorea formicigenerans contains these coding sequences:
- the spoIIP gene encoding stage II sporulation protein P, whose product MQEKKKRNRILMLLIVGMLLIYAFTDIENVKISRGRNIFLGLVSQNVLKQAANWLLPGLTYVKEGRKDTLTGRIEKSVLSFVPISEYVRNHEEPETTVEDTLTRTMILENQANDENAIDENGNLIPAGSMQESVGAGVPEENAAVLASTPVQDIDMNQLNDYEYLVGTFYTVDGTTMTGPEELNAGKFLEKNLALDMTTGGPKVLIYHTHSQEAFADSVDGDTSTTIMGIGTYLTELLNARGIETLHHEGIYDLIDGKLDRSRAYQLAEPDVRQILKDNPSIEVVIDLHRDGVAQGTHLVTEINGKPTAQIMFFNGLSRTRKNGEIAYLNNPYREDNLATSFQMQLMAARYYPGFTRHIYLKSYRYNLDLAPKAMLIEAGAQTNTVEEMRNAMEVLADVLSRVLTP is encoded by the coding sequence ATGCAAGAAAAAAAGAAAAGAAATCGAATACTGATGCTATTGATCGTAGGGATGCTGCTGATTTATGCATTTACAGATATAGAAAATGTAAAAATAAGTAGGGGTAGAAATATTTTTTTGGGCTTGGTAAGTCAAAATGTCCTGAAGCAGGCGGCAAACTGGCTGCTTCCGGGACTTACATATGTAAAAGAGGGGCGGAAAGACACATTGACGGGAAGAATTGAAAAAAGTGTTTTAAGCTTCGTTCCAATCAGTGAATATGTTCGAAATCATGAAGAACCGGAAACAACCGTGGAAGATACATTGACACGAACTATGATTCTGGAAAATCAGGCAAATGATGAAAATGCTATCGATGAGAACGGCAATCTGATTCCGGCTGGGAGTATGCAAGAATCAGTTGGGGCTGGGGTGCCAGAAGAAAATGCAGCAGTATTAGCCAGTACACCGGTTCAGGACATTGATATGAATCAGTTAAATGATTATGAATATCTGGTGGGAACATTTTACACCGTTGACGGGACAACTATGACCGGTCCGGAGGAACTGAATGCAGGGAAGTTTCTGGAGAAGAATCTGGCGCTTGATATGACAACAGGAGGACCAAAAGTACTGATTTATCACACACATTCCCAGGAGGCATTTGCTGATTCTGTTGATGGAGACACTTCTACGACAATTATGGGGATAGGTACATATTTGACAGAGCTTTTGAATGCAAGGGGAATTGAGACGCTTCATCATGAGGGCATTTATGATCTGATTGATGGGAAATTGGATCGCAGCCGGGCCTATCAGCTTGCAGAGCCGGATGTCCGGCAGATTTTAAAAGATAATCCAAGCATTGAAGTGGTGATTGATCTGCATCGAGATGGCGTGGCGCAGGGCACACATCTGGTGACGGAAATTAATGGGAAACCAACCGCTCAGATCATGTTTTTTAATGGTCTTAGCCGGACAAGGAAAAATGGAGAGATAGCATATTTGAATAATCCATACCGTGAGGATAATCTGGCAACGTCTTTTCAGATGCAGCTTATGGCAGCAAGATATTATCCTGGTTTTACGAGGCATATTTATCTGAAAAGTTACCGGTATAATCTGGATCTGGCACCGAAGGCAATGCTTATTGAGGCAGGAGCACAGACGAATACAGTAGAAGAGATGAGAAATGCTATGGAAGTACTGGCAGATGTGCTGAGTCGGGTGCTGACACCCTGA
- the nudC gene encoding NAD(+) diphosphatase, with amino-acid sequence MIQDIAPHKLNNQYGQKKAPDAGSRFLYYDGRKVLVRKGIGGNENQIAYPTYEELKKCMPKDVAEDTEYTYLFAVDDKSYYLGKKENVGILSEQMGYEWIDHQEFRCVSPKYEAFAGITGWQLARWYQDHKFCGRCGNVMKPDHVERMMQCPKCGLMEFPKICPAVIIGVIDGDRILMSKYAGREYKKYALLAGFTEIGETLEETVSREVMEEVGLKVKNITYYKNQPWAFSDTLLMGFFCELDGSDQVKLDENELALAEWFERNQIPAEPDDISLTNEMMMVFRDGYTI; translated from the coding sequence ATGATTCAGGATATTGCACCACATAAACTGAATAATCAGTATGGACAGAAAAAAGCACCGGATGCAGGCAGCAGATTTTTATATTATGATGGCAGAAAGGTTCTGGTGAGAAAAGGAATTGGCGGGAACGAGAATCAAATCGCATATCCGACTTATGAAGAACTGAAAAAGTGTATGCCTAAAGATGTGGCAGAAGATACAGAATATACATATTTATTTGCAGTAGACGATAAAAGCTATTATCTTGGAAAAAAAGAGAATGTCGGTATATTATCTGAACAGATGGGATACGAGTGGATCGATCATCAAGAGTTTAGATGTGTATCTCCAAAGTATGAGGCCTTTGCAGGAATCACAGGTTGGCAGCTTGCCAGATGGTATCAGGATCACAAGTTCTGTGGGCGATGTGGAAATGTGATGAAGCCAGATCATGTGGAACGGATGATGCAATGTCCGAAGTGTGGACTGATGGAATTCCCGAAGATCTGTCCGGCTGTGATTATTGGAGTTATTGACGGTGACCGGATCTTGATGTCCAAGTATGCAGGACGGGAATATAAGAAATATGCACTTCTTGCGGGATTTACAGAGATTGGTGAAACACTGGAAGAGACTGTGAGCCGGGAGGTTATGGAAGAGGTTGGTTTAAAAGTAAAGAATATTACTTATTATAAGAATCAGCCGTGGGCATTTTCAGATACATTACTGATGGGATTCTTCTGCGAGCTTGACGGATCGGATCAGGTGAAATTAGATGAAAATGAACTGGCACTTGCCGAATGGTTCGAACGGAATCAGATTCCGGCAGAGCCGGACGACATCAGTCTGACTAACGAGATGATGATGGTGTTTCGTGACGGATATACAATATAA
- the uraA gene encoding uracil permease — MSERKIIQVEDKVPFKLLLPLSIQHMFAMFGASVLVPFIFGINPAIVLFMNGVGTLIFMTVTKGKAPAYLGSSFAFLAPAGIVISKMGYSYALGGFVAVGFCGCILSFIIYKCGTEWIDVVLPPAAMGPVVALIGLELSGSAASNAGLLCDKPDMKNVIVFLVTLGVAIFGNILFRGFLSVIPILIAVIAGYVAAFCLGILDFSQVAAASWFALPNFQPAKFDMGAILMILPVLLVITSEHIGHQVVTGKIIGRDLLKDPGLHRSLFGDNFSTMLSGLIGSVPTTTYGENIGVMAVTKVYSVRVIAGAAVLSIICSFVGKLSMLIQTIPGPVIGGISFLLYGMIGASGIRILVDAQVDYGKSRNLTLTSVVFVTGLSGIAVNFGDVQLTGMVLACVVAMILSLIFYILDKLKLTNDRD; from the coding sequence ATGAGTGAGAGGAAGATCATTCAGGTTGAGGACAAGGTGCCATTTAAGCTGCTCTTGCCGCTCAGCATTCAGCACATGTTTGCCATGTTCGGCGCATCTGTGCTTGTACCGTTCATTTTCGGGATCAATCCGGCAATTGTGTTATTTATGAACGGTGTGGGAACTTTGATTTTTATGACAGTGACCAAGGGGAAGGCGCCGGCATACTTAGGTTCCAGCTTTGCATTTCTTGCACCGGCAGGAATCGTTATTAGTAAAATGGGTTATTCCTATGCCCTGGGAGGATTCGTGGCAGTCGGTTTCTGCGGCTGTATTCTTTCTTTTATTATTTATAAATGTGGAACAGAATGGATTGACGTGGTTCTGCCGCCTGCAGCTATGGGACCGGTCGTTGCTTTGATCGGACTGGAGTTATCCGGCTCTGCAGCAAGCAATGCGGGACTTCTTTGCGACAAGCCGGATATGAAAAATGTAATTGTATTTTTAGTGACACTTGGTGTTGCGATATTTGGAAATATTTTATTCCGTGGCTTTTTATCTGTAATCCCAATCCTGATCGCAGTTATTGCAGGATATGTGGCAGCGTTCTGTCTTGGAATCTTAGATTTCTCACAGGTAGCAGCAGCTTCCTGGTTCGCCCTGCCAAACTTCCAACCTGCAAAGTTTGATATGGGAGCAATTCTTATGATCCTTCCGGTATTACTTGTTATTACCTCAGAGCATATCGGACATCAGGTTGTGACCGGCAAGATTATCGGACGGGATCTGTTAAAGGATCCGGGGCTTCACAGATCTCTGTTTGGAGATAACTTTTCAACGATGCTTTCAGGTCTGATCGGTTCCGTCCCGACAACGACTTACGGTGAGAATATCGGAGTTATGGCAGTGACAAAGGTATATAGCGTGCGCGTTATTGCAGGGGCAGCAGTGCTTTCCATTATCTGTTCCTTTGTCGGGAAGTTGTCCATGCTGATCCAGACGATTCCGGGACCGGTCATCGGAGGAATCTCCTTCCTTTTGTATGGAATGATAGGAGCTTCCGGAATTAGGATTCTTGTAGACGCGCAGGTAGACTATGGTAAATCCAGAAACCTGACACTGACAAGTGTTGTGTTTGTAACAGGACTTTCCGGTATTGCAGTAAATTTTGGGGATGTACAGCTTACGGGAATGGTACTGGCGTGTGTAGTTGCCATGATTCTGAGTCTGATCTTTTATATACTGGATAAGTTAAAACTTACGAACGATCGTGATTAA
- the gpr gene encoding GPR endopeptidase, with translation MVEKYNIRTDLALEEKERFESDQVEVQGVVLEEEYDKEREIRVTTVRIETENGAKTMGKPVGTYLTIEAPNLSSPDEGIHREVSEELAKYLIEVMEKIIPESEHDKEVLVIGLGNRQATPDALGPYVADNLNVTRHIVKEYGKYAALEEMNCVVSAIVPGVMAQTGMETAEIIKGVVRETKPDLLIVIDALAARNSRRLNRTIQIADTGINPGSGVGNYRNAITKETIGVPVIAIGVPTVVDAVTIVSDTMENLLSALETSESLKGVGLVLGGYSEAEKYELIKELIAPNLNSMFMTPKDIDETVKRLSYTISEGLNLAFSGQSFE, from the coding sequence ATGGTTGAAAAATATAACATACGGACAGATTTGGCATTGGAAGAGAAGGAACGTTTTGAGTCTGACCAGGTGGAGGTACAAGGAGTTGTGTTGGAGGAAGAATATGATAAGGAGCGGGAAATTAGGGTGACGACTGTACGGATTGAAACCGAAAATGGTGCGAAGACTATGGGGAAACCAGTCGGAACATATCTGACGATTGAAGCCCCGAATTTATCTTCGCCGGATGAGGGAATCCACCGGGAGGTTTCAGAAGAACTGGCAAAATATCTGATAGAAGTTATGGAAAAAATCATACCGGAAAGTGAACATGATAAGGAAGTTCTGGTCATAGGGCTTGGAAATCGTCAGGCGACACCCGATGCTCTTGGTCCTTATGTGGCAGATAATCTGAACGTTACCAGACATATTGTGAAAGAATATGGGAAATATGCAGCACTAGAAGAGATGAATTGTGTGGTCAGTGCCATAGTTCCAGGAGTGATGGCACAGACCGGAATGGAAACAGCGGAGATTATAAAGGGTGTGGTGAGGGAGACCAAGCCAGATCTTTTAATTGTAATTGATGCCCTTGCTGCGAGAAATTCCAGAAGACTGAACCGGACGATCCAGATTGCTGATACCGGAATCAACCCAGGCTCCGGTGTCGGTAATTACCGGAATGCGATTACAAAAGAAACAATTGGAGTTCCGGTAATTGCAATCGGAGTTCCGACAGTTGTTGATGCTGTGACAATTGTAAGTGATACGATGGAAAATCTATTGTCAGCACTGGAGACATCAGAATCGTTAAAAGGAGTCGGACTTGTGCTAGGAGGATACAGCGAAGCAGAGAAGTATGAGCTGATCAAAGAACTGATCGCACCAAACCTGAACAGTATGTTTATGACACCGAAAGATATAGATGAGACAGTAAAACGTCTGAGTTACACCATCTCAGAGGGGCTGAATCTTGCGTTTTCAGGGCAAAGTTTTGAATAG
- a CDS encoding L7Ae/L30e/S12e/Gadd45 family ribosomal protein: MKPDKILSLVGLATRAGKTASGEFCTEKEVKTGRAALVIVAGDASENTKKKFRDMCEFYEVPIYFYKDKDTLGHAMGKEFRASLAILDEGFAKEIMKQMKTEDNTVA, from the coding sequence TTGAAACCAGATAAGATCTTATCACTCGTCGGGCTTGCAACGCGGGCAGGTAAGACAGCCAGCGGAGAGTTCTGTACAGAAAAGGAAGTAAAGACAGGAAGAGCAGCGCTTGTTATTGTGGCAGGAGATGCTTCCGAAAATACAAAGAAAAAGTTCCGGGATATGTGTGAATTTTATGAAGTGCCAATCTATTTTTATAAAGATAAAGATACCTTGGGGCATGCAATGGGAAAGGAATTCCGGGCATCTCTTGCAATACTGGACGAAGGTTTTGCGAAGGAAATTATGAAGCAGATGAAGACAGAAGATAATACGGTTGCATAG
- a CDS encoding DNA gyrase/topoisomerase IV subunit A, producing MQDSQIIRTEYSELMKKSYIDYAMSVIIARALPDVRDGLKPVQRRTLYDMYELGIRYDKPYRKCARIVGDTMGKYHPHGDSSIYDALVVMAQEFKKGMALVDGHGNFGSIEGDGAAAMRYTEARLAKITQEAYLADLDKNIVDFMPNFDETEKEPEVLPVRVPNLLINGADGIAVGMATSIPPHNLAEVIDAVEAYMKHEDISTKQLMKCIKGPDFPTGGIVVNKDDLLEIYESGAGKIKVRGKVEVEEMKGGKKRLVITEIPYTMIGAGIGKFLNDVCALVETKKTNDIVDISNMSSKEGIRIVIELKKGADVENLTNMLYKKTRLEDTFGVNMLAVADGRPETMGLKKIIEHHVDFQFELATRKYKTLLAKERDRKEIQEGLIKACDVIDLIIEILRGSQSVADARACLTQGITENIKFKSGISRKMAAMLRFTERQANAILEMRLYKLIGLEIEALMKEHEETLKNIARYEDILNNYDSMAEVIIEDLEHFKKEYARKRRTVVENGQEAVYEEKKVEEQEVVFLMDRFGYAKTVDVATYERNKEAADAENKWIVNCINTGKLCVFTNTGKMHQIKVLDLPYGKFRDKGQPIDNVSNYDSTQEMVVYMCDELQLRYAKLLFATKQGMIKKVKGNEFQVAKRTIAATKLQEDDELISVQVITDDQHVVLQTKDGYFLRFSAQEVAEKKKAAVGVRGIKLRKNDELEQIYLFYEGTEHKISYGDRELTLNRLKVAKRDGTGTKARS from the coding sequence ATGCAGGATTCACAGATTATCAGAACGGAATACAGTGAGTTGATGAAGAAGTCTTACATTGACTATGCCATGAGTGTTATCATTGCCAGGGCACTTCCTGATGTGCGGGATGGACTAAAACCAGTACAGCGACGTACGCTTTATGATATGTACGAGCTTGGTATCCGTTATGATAAACCATATAGAAAATGTGCCCGTATCGTTGGGGATACGATGGGAAAATATCACCCGCACGGTGACAGTTCTATCTATGATGCATTAGTTGTCATGGCACAGGAGTTTAAAAAAGGAATGGCACTGGTGGACGGACATGGTAACTTCGGATCCATTGAAGGGGACGGAGCAGCCGCAATGCGTTACACAGAGGCAAGACTTGCAAAGATCACGCAGGAAGCTTATCTTGCTGACCTGGATAAGAATATTGTAGACTTTATGCCGAACTTTGATGAGACGGAGAAAGAACCGGAAGTTCTTCCGGTGCGTGTACCGAATCTTCTGATCAACGGAGCGGATGGTATTGCAGTTGGTATGGCGACCAGTATTCCGCCGCATAATCTGGCAGAAGTCATTGATGCGGTAGAAGCGTATATGAAACATGAAGACATTTCCACAAAGCAATTGATGAAATGTATCAAAGGACCGGATTTCCCAACCGGAGGAATTGTTGTCAATAAAGATGACCTTCTTGAAATCTATGAATCTGGTGCGGGTAAGATCAAAGTCCGTGGTAAAGTGGAAGTAGAGGAGATGAAAGGTGGCAAGAAGCGTCTTGTCATCACTGAGATTCCTTACACGATGATCGGAGCCGGAATCGGCAAGTTTTTAAATGATGTTTGTGCGCTTGTAGAGACAAAGAAGACAAACGATATTGTAGACATTTCCAATATGTCTTCAAAGGAAGGAATCCGCATTGTTATTGAGCTGAAAAAAGGAGCAGATGTTGAAAATCTGACCAATATGCTCTATAAAAAGACAAGATTAGAAGATACTTTCGGGGTAAATATGCTGGCAGTTGCAGACGGACGTCCAGAGACTATGGGGCTTAAGAAGATTATCGAGCACCATGTAGATTTCCAGTTCGAACTGGCAACAAGAAAATATAAGACATTGCTTGCAAAAGAGCGGGACAGAAAAGAAATTCAGGAAGGTCTTATCAAAGCGTGTGATGTCATTGACCTGATCATTGAAATCCTACGGGGAAGTCAGTCTGTGGCCGATGCAAGAGCCTGTCTGACACAGGGAATCACCGAAAATATCAAATTTAAATCCGGGATTTCCAGGAAAATGGCTGCGATGCTCCGTTTTACTGAGCGCCAGGCAAATGCAATCCTGGAAATGCGTCTCTACAAACTCATTGGTCTGGAAATTGAAGCGCTGATGAAAGAACATGAGGAGACTCTGAAAAATATTGCAAGATATGAAGATATTTTGAATAATTATGATTCTATGGCAGAAGTTATCATTGAAGATCTGGAGCATTTCAAAAAGGAATATGCACGCAAACGCCGCACTGTTGTAGAGAATGGCCAGGAGGCTGTCTATGAAGAAAAGAAAGTAGAAGAACAGGAAGTAGTATTCCTGATGGATCGTTTTGGTTATGCCAAGACAGTGGATGTGGCAACTTACGAGCGAAATAAAGAGGCAGCAGATGCAGAGAATAAATGGATCGTAAACTGCATTAATACCGGGAAACTGTGTGTATTTACCAATACCGGCAAGATGCATCAGATTAAAGTGCTCGATCTTCCATATGGAAAGTTCCGTGATAAGGGGCAGCCAATCGACAATGTAAGTAATTATGACAGTACACAGGAAATGGTCGTATATATGTGCGACGAATTACAGCTTCGTTATGCGAAATTATTATTTGCAACGAAGCAGGGGATGATTAAGAAAGTAAAGGGAAATGAGTTCCAGGTGGCAAAACGTACCATTGCAGCAACAAAGCTTCAGGAGGATGATGAGCTGATCAGTGTTCAAGTCATTACTGATGACCAGCATGTAGTCCTTCAGACAAAAGATGGATATTTTCTGCGTTTTTCAGCTCAGGAAGTTGCCGAGAAGAAGAAAGCGGCTGTGGGAGTCCGTGGCATAAAGCTTCGTAAGAATGATGAGCTGGAACAGATTTATCTCTTTTATGAAGGAACGGAACACAAGATTTCATACGGTGACCGGGAACTGACGTTGAACCGGCTGAAGGTTGCAAAACGTGACGGGACCGGAACGAAGGCTAGGAGTTAA
- a CDS encoding DNA gyrase/topoisomerase IV subunit B: MAKNNTYDADSITVLEGLEAVRKRPGMYIGSVSTKGLNHLIYEIVDNAVDEHLAGFCTEIHVTLEKDGSATISDNGRGVPVGMHAKGVSAERIVYTTLHAGGKFDDSAYKTSGGLHGVGSSVVNALSAYMDVQVSRDGYIHHDRYERGIPVVELEDGLLPTLGKTRKTGTKVNFLPDDTIFEKTKFKAEEVKSRMHETTYLNPNLTIIFEDLRDTEPEHIVYHEPDGILGFIRELNAKKESVHEPVYFKGEADGIEVEVAFQYVNEFHENILGFCNNIYNSEGGTHLTGFKTTFTTVINQYARELGILKDKDPNFTGADVRNGMTAIVSIKHPDPRFEGQTKTKLDNPDASKATGKVVGEEIVRFFDRNLETLKNVIGCAEKAAKIRKTEEKAKTNLLTKQKYSFDSNGKLANCESRDASKCEIFIVEGDSAGGSAKTARDRMYQAILPIRGKILNVEKASIDKVLANAEIKTMINAFGCGFSEGYGNDFDITKLRYDKIIIMADADVDGAHISTLLLTLFYRFMPELIQEGHVYIAMPPLYKAMPKKGEEEYLYDDKALEKYRKTHDGPFTLQRYKGLGEMDADQLWETTLNPKTRLLKLVEIEDGRMASSVTEMLMGTEVPPRRAFIYENATEAELDI, from the coding sequence ATGGCAAAGAACAACACTTATGATGCAGATAGTATTACCGTCCTGGAAGGACTTGAGGCAGTTCGGAAGAGACCGGGAATGTATATCGGAAGTGTATCGACGAAAGGATTGAACCATCTGATCTATGAGATTGTAGACAATGCAGTTGATGAACATCTGGCCGGATTTTGTACGGAGATTCATGTAACTCTGGAAAAAGATGGCTCTGCGACAATTTCGGACAATGGCCGAGGAGTCCCGGTCGGTATGCATGCAAAAGGCGTTTCAGCGGAGCGAATTGTATATACGACACTGCATGCAGGTGGTAAATTTGATGACTCTGCTTATAAGACAAGTGGTGGTCTTCATGGAGTTGGTTCTTCAGTTGTAAATGCATTGTCTGCTTATATGGATGTGCAGGTCAGTCGTGATGGATATATTCATCATGACCGGTATGAGAGAGGTATTCCTGTAGTTGAACTGGAAGATGGACTTCTTCCGACACTCGGGAAGACAAGAAAGACCGGAACGAAGGTTAACTTTCTGCCAGATGATACGATATTTGAAAAAACGAAGTTCAAAGCAGAGGAAGTCAAAAGCCGTATGCATGAGACGACCTACCTTAATCCGAACCTGACGATTATATTTGAAGATTTAAGAGACACAGAACCAGAGCATATCGTTTATCATGAGCCAGACGGAATTCTTGGATTTATCCGTGAACTAAATGCAAAAAAAGAATCTGTCCATGAGCCGGTTTATTTTAAAGGTGAGGCAGACGGAATAGAAGTGGAAGTTGCATTCCAGTATGTAAATGAGTTCCATGAAAATATTCTTGGATTCTGTAACAACATTTATAACAGTGAGGGCGGTACACATCTGACCGGATTTAAGACAACATTTACAACAGTCATTAATCAGTATGCAAGAGAACTTGGAATTCTTAAAGATAAGGATCCTAATTTTACAGGAGCGGATGTGCGAAATGGAATGACAGCGATCGTGTCCATCAAACATCCGGATCCGCGATTCGAAGGTCAGACGAAGACGAAGCTGGACAACCCGGATGCATCCAAGGCGACTGGCAAGGTGGTCGGTGAGGAAATTGTTCGTTTTTTTGACCGCAATCTGGAGACCCTGAAAAATGTCATCGGTTGTGCGGAGAAAGCTGCAAAAATCCGTAAAACAGAAGAAAAAGCGAAGACGAATCTTCTGACGAAGCAGAAATATTCTTTTGACAGCAACGGAAAGCTTGCCAACTGCGAGAGCCGCGACGCATCAAAATGCGAGATATTTATTGTGGAGGGAGATTCTGCCGGAGGATCTGCAAAGACAGCAAGAGACCGTATGTATCAGGCAATCCTGCCGATCCGGGGTAAGATTCTGAACGTGGAGAAAGCAAGCATCGACAAAGTCCTTGCAAATGCGGAAATCAAGACTATGATCAATGCTTTTGGCTGTGGATTTTCCGAGGGCTACGGCAATGATTTTGATATTACAAAACTGCGCTATGACAAGATTATTATTATGGCTGATGCTGACGTGGACGGTGCACACATTTCCACATTGCTTCTGACGTTGTTCTACCGCTTTATGCCGGAGCTTATTCAGGAGGGACATGTCTATATTGCCATGCCACCGCTTTATAAGGCTATGCCGAAGAAAGGCGAGGAAGAGTATCTGTACGATGACAAGGCCTTGGAAAAATACAGGAAAACCCATGATGGTCCATTTACTCTGCAGCGCTATAAAGGTCTTGGAGAGATGGACGCAGACCAGCTTTGGGAGACAACACTGAATCCTAAGACAAGACTTTTAAAATTAGTAGAGATTGAGGATGGAAGAATGGCGTCCAGTGTGACTGAGATGCTGATGGGAACAGAAGTACCGCCAAGACGTGCATTTATCTATGAAAACGCGACAGAAGCGGAGCTTGACATATAA
- the nusA gene encoding transcription termination factor NusA — protein MNTELLEALNILEKEKEISKETLLDAIENSLLNACKNHFGKADNIKVIMDHDTCDYQLFAEKTVVETVEDPLEQISLDEASQLDGHYDLGDIVRVPIESKSFGRIATQNAKNLILQKIREEERKVVYDQYFEKEKDIVTGIVQRYVGKNVSINLGKADAMLTENEQVKGEVFKPTERIKLYVVEVKNTTKGPKILVSRTHPELVKRLFESEVTEVRDGIVEIKSIAREAGSRTKIAVWSNDPDVDPVGACVGMNGARVNAIVNELRGEKIDIINWSDNPAILIENALSPAKVISVMADPDEKKASVIVPDYQLSLAIGKEGQNARLAARLTGYKIDIKSETQAIESGELPENYMELGEGVYEEDVYDENEEYPEDADVEVDTEAENETEANVQPEEDGEEA, from the coding sequence ATGAACACAGAATTATTAGAAGCGTTGAATATTTTGGAAAAAGAAAAAGAAATTAGCAAAGAGACTCTGTTAGATGCAATTGAGAATTCCCTGTTAAATGCATGTAAGAATCATTTTGGTAAAGCAGATAACATCAAAGTTATTATGGATCATGATACTTGTGATTACCAGCTTTTTGCAGAGAAGACAGTTGTTGAGACTGTAGAAGATCCGCTTGAGCAGATCAGTCTTGACGAGGCAAGCCAGTTAGATGGACATTATGACCTCGGCGATATCGTTCGTGTTCCAATCGAATCCAAATCATTTGGACGTATCGCAACACAGAATGCAAAGAACCTGATCCTTCAGAAAATCCGCGAGGAAGAGCGGAAAGTGGTATATGATCAGTATTTTGAGAAAGAGAAGGATATCGTGACAGGTATCGTTCAGCGTTATGTAGGTAAGAATGTAAGTATCAACCTTGGAAAAGCAGATGCTATGCTGACAGAGAATGAGCAGGTCAAAGGTGAAGTGTTCAAACCAACAGAGCGCATCAAGCTCTATGTTGTAGAAGTAAAGAATACAACAAAAGGACCGAAGATTCTTGTATCACGTACACATCCGGAACTTGTAAAGAGACTGTTTGAGTCTGAGGTTACAGAGGTTAGAGACGGAATCGTAGAGATTAAGAGTATTGCAAGAGAGGCCGGAAGCAGAACAAAGATTGCGGTATGGTCTAATGATCCGGATGTAGATCCGGTCGGAGCATGTGTTGGTATGAACGGAGCCAGAGTCAATGCGATCGTGAATGAACTTCGCGGCGAGAAGATTGATATCATCAACTGGAGCGATAATCCGGCAATCCTGATCGAGAATGCGTTAAGCCCTGCAAAAGTTATTTCTGTTATGGCTGATCCGGATGAGAAGAAAGCAAGCGTTATTGTACCGGATTATCAGCTTTCCCTTGCAATCGGTAAAGAAGGACAGAATGCAAGACTGGCAGCAAGACTGACTGGATATAAGATCGATATCAAGAGCGAGACACAGGCAATTGAGTCCGGTGAGCTTCCAGAGAACTATATGGAACTGGGCGAAGGTGTGTACGAAGAAGATGTTTATGATGAGAATGAAGAATATCCAGAGGACGCAGATGTAGAAGTAGATACAGAAGCGGAAAATGAAACAGAAGCTAATGTTCAGCCGGAAGAAGACGGTGAGGAGGCGTAA
- the rimP gene encoding ribosome maturation factor RimP — MSKREIYEQKTEEILNPIMEELEFELVDVEYVKEGSMWYLRAYIDKPGGITVNDCEAVSRRLSDILDEKDFIEDSYVLEVSSPGLGRPLKKEKDYKRNLGKEVEIRTYRMVDKKKEFTGLLDSYDYEAGTVTIELEDGTMKTFEKGDIALIRLAFDF; from the coding sequence TTGTCAAAAAGAGAAATTTATGAGCAGAAGACGGAAGAAATCCTGAATCCGATCATGGAGGAACTGGAATTTGAACTGGTAGATGTAGAGTATGTAAAAGAAGGCAGCATGTGGTATCTGCGGGCTTACATTGACAAACCGGGCGGAATTACAGTGAACGACTGCGAAGCTGTAAGCCGCAGATTATCAGATATTTTAGATGAAAAAGATTTTATTGAAGATTCTTATGTTCTGGAGGTCAGCTCTCCTGGACTTGGAAGACCTCTTAAGAAGGAGAAAGATTATAAACGTAATCTTGGAAAAGAAGTTGAGATACGTACCTACCGTATGGTTGACAAGAAGAAAGAATTCACAGGACTTCTTGACAGCTATGACTATGAGGCAGGAACAGTTACGATAGAACTGGAAGATGGAACTATGAAGACATTTGAAAAAGGCGATATTGCGCTTATTCGCCTGGCGTTCGATTTTTAG
- the rnpM gene encoding RNase P modulator RnpM — protein sequence MRQCVGCQEMKNKKEMIRVIRTSEGEFLLDATGRKNGRGAYICPNQECLKKAVKSKGLERSFKQAIPQEVYESLEKEMTELETR from the coding sequence ATGCGTCAGTGTGTGGGATGTCAGGAAATGAAGAATAAAAAAGAAATGATCCGTGTGATCCGTACCAGTGAAGGAGAATTTCTGTTAGATGCGACCGGACGCAAAAATGGACGGGGCGCATACATTTGTCCAAATCAGGAATGTCTGAAAAAGGCAGTGAAAAGTAAGGGCCTTGAGAGATCTTTTAAGCAGGCAATTCCGCAGGAAGTGTATGAGTCTTTGGAAAAGGAGATGACAGAGCTTGAAACCAGATAA